GCATCGCAGGAAGAAATAGCCGGCCTGAAAGAACAGGTGGCCATTTTGCAAACAGCCACCGGCCATTTGGACGAAGCCAGCCGCAAGGATTTTGAAAAACGCATCAATCAGTATCTCCGCGATATTGACAAAGTGATAGCCCATTTGAACACCGCTTAAGCATTGACCTGTGAGTGAACTCATTCCCATCACCATTACCGTCGGCGACCGTAGCTACCGCATCAAAGTAGAGCCGGAGCACGAAGAGTCTGTTCGCAAAACAGCCCGCTTTATTCACGATAAAGTGCAGGAGTTCAAACAGCAGTTTGCCGGCAAAGACATGCAGGACTATGTGTCAATGGCATTGATTTGGTTTGCTACCCAAAACGCCCAGCAGGTGCAGGGCCAGCTGCTGTCGCAGGAGCTGGAAGAGGGCTTCAACAGGCTGGATGCCATGCTGGATAAACAGATTGCTGCACTGGGTGCTGAAGGAAATGCGTAACCCATTTTCTTGTTTGATCTAGCAAGCGTTATCTGCTAATAGTAGGGCATAGTACCTTTGATTTTAAAGAAACTTTCGACCAATATCTCAGAATACATCCGTTTGATGGAAATCAATTTGCTCGATTAAATAAAACGACTAAATACTGCAATTTAAATGGCAAAGTATTTCATCATAAAAGGACGGAAAAAAGAGGGCCCTTTTGATTTTCAAGAGCTTAAGCAGATTCGAATTTGTGAGCATGATCTGGTTTGGAGAGATGGATTTACAGATTGGAAGAGTGCTAATGAAATTGAAGAATTAAGGGATTTGATAGAAGTGCATCCTCCATTGACTTCTAAAGAAAAGGAAAGAGTTTTTATTATAAACGAGTATCGCAGAGCCTTATACTTCCCTTTTTTTATTGGATTAGTATTTGGTGCAATTGCATATTTCATGCTTATCACCAAAAAGCCAGAACAATTATCCCTTAATGAATCAAATTATTTTCATGCCACAGAGGGTAGCTACATGCAAAAAGTGACAAGACCTTTTAGGGCAGTATTTGCATACTTCTCGGAAAAACCAATGTTTTTCGGAACTGATGAAAACCTTCCAGTTGAATTAATAAAGTATTCAATTGCTGACCTTATACTGATTTATTTATTACTCTTTTTTTAAGTTATTTATTCCCACATAAAATGAAGTGGGTTAACTCTTATATAACCAAAGTCGGACTAAATATTTAATGATAATAAAAGGTATTGGGGAATGATAAATTTCCGCCACTCTGGCTTTTATCCCTTCGTGCAGTTGATTCTTTAGTTTTTAATTAAAGAGAATATGAACCCAGTATCGGCTAAAAATCTTCCCTCATTTTTACCGCCGGGCAATAATCCGTTTCCTTCCTCGTTTTTTGATGTTTCACCATGCTTCGGTACGGTTATTGTACCGTTGTGGGTTCTCCACCTACCCCTTTACTGATATTGACATCATCAAAAACGTGTAACCATGCGATTGTATACCGCATTGTTCCTAGGGTTATTGTCGGTAAGCGCCATGGCGGGTACCAATGGCACTGGCCGGGAAAATCTGGATAAAGAAGCTCAGCTCTATAAAATGCCGGTGGCTTACATCAAAGCGGCTACCGAGCTGTACCAGCAGTTGCAGCTGCAGCAAAAGGGGCTGGAGAAAGACATTTTTGTAAAAGCCTACAAAGGCTACCTGCACCTGCAGGCCCAAGGCTTGGTGCACAATGCCGACATGCTCAGCATTGCCGATTTCAGCCAGAGCAATCAAAACAAACGACTCTACATCATCAACCTGCGTACCCGCAGCCTCATGATGCATACCTACGTATCGCATGGGCGCAACAGTGGCAATGTGATGGCTACCTCGTTCAGCAACGTCAACAATTCCAACAAAAGCGTACTCGGCTTTTTGCTTACCGCCGATACCTATGTGGGTGCCAATGGTTTGTCGCTGCGGTTCAGGGGTATGGAAAGAGGCATCAATGATATGGTAACCACCCGGGCTATTGTGGTGCATGGCAGCAAGTTTGTAAATGAACAGGAGCTGGCCCGCCGCGGCGAAATGGTCAACAGTTTGGGTTGCCCTGCTGTACCCATGGCACAAAGCAAAACCATTATTGAAGCCATCAAAGGGGGCAGCGTATATTTCATTTACCACCCCGATGAAATGTATGCCAACCGGTCGCCCATTTTGAATACGCCACTGCAAACCACGCTGCTGCCCATGCTGGCCAGCCAGCCCATCACCGATTCGCTGACGCCACCCAATAGCAACGCCATCACCCGAAATAATTAACCGATAATCCTACAACCTTTTGCCGGCCTGCACTCAGGCCGGTTTTTTTATACAATGTAAAACGCTGCCACCTGGCAAATGCCACCTGCTAAGTAGCCGGCATAAATTTCGCCGGGTTCGTGTGCACGGCGAATGAGGCGGGCTGTACCCACCAAACCTGCCAGCAATGCCACCGGTGCCAGGGCGCCCAACGGCCAGTTGGGGTCGGCCGCGGTTTGTATAATGAAGAAAGACAATGCCCCGCCTGCCGCCAATGTGTGCAGGCTAATTTTCATGAAAATATTGACGAACATGGCAGCGCTGCTGGTAAGAAACACCCCCAGCAACCACTGGTGTACTGCCTGTGGAATCACCTCCCAGTTGCGGCTTACATAAAAGGCCCAGAAGTAAAAGAAGATGCAGGACACCAACGGAATGATGCGGTCCCGCTGGCTTTCGAGGTAAATGCTGGGAATAAACTTGAGCCGCCAGATGAGGAATACAAATAAACCGGGGTACAACACCGTGTTGATGAAGCTCATGGCCGCTATGCGCAGCCGGATGGGCTCATCGGTGAGCAGCACATTTACCGGGTGGCGGTACAGCACAAACAGCACCACCATAAACGGAATGAAAAGCGGGTGTAGCACATAAGAAACAACTTGTGCCAGCATGCTCAGCCACCCTTGGGCTGTGCGGGCATGGTAGAAGGCGTAACGGAGGCGGAAGTTGCTGTCATACTGCGGTGCCGGTTAGAGTTCTTTGCGCAGCCTGGCCACGGGTACATTCAGTTGTTCGCGGTACTTGGCTACGGTTCGGCGTGCAATGTTATAACCTTTTTCTTTCAGCATGTCTGTGAGCTGATCATCGCTGAGCGGTTTGCGTTTGTCTTCGCCCTCCACCATGTCGCTCAAAATCTTTTTTACCTCACGGGTACTCACTTCTTCGCCGCTTTCGGTGCTCAGGCTTTCGCTAAAGAAAAACTTGAGGCGGTAGGTGCCAAATTCGGTTTGCACAAACTTGCTGTTGGCCACCCGGCTTACGGTAGAAATATCGAGGCCGGTTACTTCGGCTACATCCTTCAAAATCATGGGGCGGAGTGTGGTTTCATCGCCGGTCAGGAAAAACTCCTGCTGGTGCATCATGATGGCGTACATGCTGTTGTACAGCGTTTCGTGCCGTTGTTTGATGATATCAATGAACCACTTGGCTGCATCAATTTTTTGCTTGATGAACATCACGGCATCTTTCTGTTGTTTGTTCTTTTTGCTGCCCCGTTCGTATTCCCGCAGCATATCGCGGTAGTCGCTGCTGATGCGCAACTCCGGCGCATTGCGGTTGTTGAGCGTCAGCTCCAGCTTGCCGTTGATGTTTTCAATAAAAAAGTCGGGGATGACGTAGGTTTCTGCTTTGTTGATGGTAGATACCACGCCGCCGGGCTTAGGGTTGAGCCGAATGAGCTGGTTCATCACTTCCCGCAGTTTGGCTTCGTCGATGCCCAGACCCCGCTGTATTTTTTCGTAATGTTTCTTGGTAAATTCTTCGAAGTAATCTTTAACGGCATTCAGCGCCAGCTGCACGTCTTTGCCTTCGCTGCGCAGCCGTTGCAATTGCAGCAACAGGCACTCCTGCAGATTGCGGGCACCTACACCAGCTGGGTCAAACAATTTTTGAATCTGGCTCAGCAACAGCTCCACTTCTTCGTCGCTGGTTTGCACATTTTGCCGAAAGGCGAGGTCGTCTACAATGGAGGCAATTTCGCGGCGCAGGTAGCCATCTTCATCGATGCTGCCCACAATTTGCTCGGCCACTTTGCGGCGGCGTTCGTCCAGCTCCAGCATGGCCAGCTGGCCAATGAGCAGGTCGTAGAGATTGCTTTCCACCTTGATGGGCGTGGGGGTTGTTTCCTCGCCTTCACCATAGTTGATGTCTCTTGTCTGATAGTCGGGAATGTCGTCTTCCGGATCCCACTCGGGTTGGTCTACAGAGCCAAACTCCGCCATATCGGGGCCATCATCGGCCATGGAAGAGTCTTCGGCAACCGAGTCGGCCGGCTCGTATTCATAATCATCAATGGAATCCTGAGTGCTGAGGTCGGTATCTTCCTGCCCGTCGTGTTCTTCGCCCATTTCCAGCGCCGGGTTTTCTTCAATTTCCTCTTTGATGCGTTCCTCCAGATTGGCGGTCGGTATTTGCAGCAATTTCATGAGCTGAATTTGCTGGGGCAACAGTTTGAGTTGTTGTTTTTGAACCTGTCTTAAACCTTGTCCGAATGCCATCTGTTATCTTTACACGCTATTGATTGCGGTAAATTTACAGGCTCCCATGCAAGATTGTTCAATGAGGCGGGTGTTTTTTACCATTTTGGCATCATTATTGCTGAAAGGGGCGGCTGCGCAGATAACCAGCAGTCATTTTTTGCAGGAATCGCTGCGCAAAAAGCCGGCTTCAACAAAGGAGGTCTACTCATTTTGGCCTGCGCCGTTTGTTCAGCAGTCGAAACCGGTGCCCATACGTCCGGGTACTATTTCCCCCAATTTTTATTCCAGCACCATGGCATGGACCTGCAGGCAGGAACTTTGGTTGCAAAAAAAATTACAGGCACCGTTATTTCTGCGTCTTGGAAGCCTGGAGCAAGTGAACAAACTGGAAGGAAAATGAGGCAAGGATGGCTCGAAATAGCCATTTCCAAGAGCCATTTTTCGGAAAATTATTCCATAAGCTGGAAATACGCTTATAGTGATTGTTTATTAAGGTGCTGATTTTCAGTACAATAGATGCGTGGCATGCTGATGGTAGCAGCAATACCAAACAGCAACGACATGAACGCTACCTCTTCCCCCAAAATCTTTCTGGTTGATGATGACCAGTTTTCCATTGAACTGAACCGACAGCATTTAAAAAACCTTGGGTACAGTAATGTTTCGGTATTTACCGACGGCCAAACCTGCCTGAATCATTTGGTAGAGCAGCCCGTGGTAGTATTTGTAGACTACAATATGGAAGAAATGGATGGCCTCACTTTACTAAAAAAAATCAAGCGGTTCGATCCGCACATTTTCACCGTATTTGTAAGCGGACAAGAGCAAATGGAAGTGGCAGTAGATGCCCTTAAGTTTGGAGCTTTTGATTACATCATTAAAGGAGAGCAGTCAGAAACAAGGATTGCTGCGGTGATGGCAAAAATCATGCACATCATTGCTGAGTTGAAACAACAGCATAAGAAAGGATGGCGTCGTTTTCTGCCTGTGCTCAGTATTGTTACGTTACTCATTGTATCAATTATGGGTACTGGCTTGCAGCTCACTCAACATGTTGCAAAAAGATCCATCCATAAAAGAGGATCCGAGTGTTTTTGTGAAGAATGAAGCCTATCAATACACCATTCGGAAGGATGATAAAGTGAGTATCAGTGTGTGGGATCATGATGATTTAAGTGTGGGTTCCATCTACGGCATTTACAACAGTAATGAAGTGTATGGCAAGTGGCTGATGGTAGATGCGAATGGTAAAATACCCGTACCACAAGTAGGCGAAGTACTAGCAGAAAATAAAACAGTACTTGAACTGGAGAGTGACTTAAGAACGGCCTACAGCAAATTTATAAAGCAGCCTATAGTAGAGGTAAAAGTACTGAACAAAGAAGTGACGGTACTGGGAGAGTTGAAAACACCCGGTAAATATTTACTGGAAAAAGAACATAACACTTTAATAGAGATGATCGGCAAAGCCGGGGATTTTGATTTTTATGCCGACCGTTCTAAAGTTATGGTGGTGCGCATGGTTGAAGGTCAGCCAAAATCGGTAACGGTAGATCTTACACAACTGAGCAGCTATGCCAGCAGCAATGTGTACCTGCTGCCAGGCGATGTAGTGTATGTACCCAGCCGCAAAGCAAAAGTGTGGGATAAAAGAAGTGGATCAATTGTAGTGCCAGCAACTGCCATTATAACTACTGCCGTTTTGGTTGCTACCGCATTGAAGTAAAGTTTATCTCATGAAAGAACTTATCCGAAACCTTGGCATTCTCCGGCCTTTTTTCAGAGGGCTACCTATCATTGCTTTAGTGATGATTATTGCAGTATTGATAGCCAAGCGATACCTGCGATATACTACACCTATTTATGAAAGCACCGCCAAAGTAAAACTGGCAGATAGTAAAGAAGGTGTACCCAATAGCAATTTGTTTAAAGACTTTGATGTATTTGCCACCAGCAACAAAATAGCTGCCGAAGTAGAATTACTCAAAAGCAAACTACTCATTCAAAAAGCGGTGGCTCATTTGGGGGTCGATATTACCATTTACCGGGTGGGCGATATTCATAAGACAGAACTCTACCATCAATCGCCATTTTTTATACGCTATGCATTCGATAGTAAAAAATTGTTTGATAAAACATTTACACTTTTTGTTTCATCCGATTCATTACTCAGCATCACTTTGCCCGATGGAAAAACTGTGAGGGGGCGAATGAATGTGCCTGTACAGTTGGAAGGCGGATCATTGGTTTTTATACCAAATGAAGAACTACGGCAGCAGAAAAAAACCTGCAGGTAAACGATCACTATGAATTTATTTGTCATTCACAAACCATGCTGGCCGATAAAATTATAGCCGATTTGGATGTAATGAGTGTAGATAAGGAAGTACCTGTTTTAAGAATCAGTTACAAGAGCCCCGTGGCCGAAAAGGCAGCCGAAGTAGTGAATGCATTGAGTGCTGCGTATATCACAGATTATGTGTCTGAAAAATTTAAAAGTGCTGATACTACTGTTGATTTTTTGGCAAAGCAACTCAACAGTATGAGTGACCGGCTAAGTGCCAGCGAAGCCAATATTGAAAGCTACCGCAATCAAAATAACATCATCAATATTCGCCAGGAAACGGAAACCGATTTACGCAAAATATCTGATCTGAAAAAGCAGCAGGCCAGTTTGCAAATGAACCTGTTGGCCATGCGGGATTTGAATAAATACATTTCATCTGGTAAGCAAAACTTTGAAGAACTGGCACCCAACTTTGAAGCCTTCACCGATTTGCTAAGTACAGAACTGGTAAAGAAAATGAAAGAATTGCAGCGGGAAAAAAGAGATCTGCTGCTGAAGTATACCCCAGATAATGATAAGGTAAAAGTGGTAGATGATAAAATGCAGGACATTAGTAAATACCTGCAGGAAAGTATCAAAAACACCGAAAAGAATCTGCAGGTAAAGTATGATGATTTGTCGCAAACCATTAGCAAAGCTGAAGAAGCATTTATAGGACTGCCCGGTAAGGAACGTACCATGACAATACTCGAGAGAAACTTTTCATTGAACGAACAGATCTATCGCTTTTTGCATGAGAAAAGAACGGAGGCAGAAATAGCAAGGGCTGCAACCATGTCGTTTCACCGCATTATTGCTGAAGGTGAAGTGCCAACAAAACCGGTATCGCCCAATGCTACCTTACTCAAAGTGCTTGCTGGTTTTCTTGGTTTTTTATTTGGCGTTGCCGGAGTGTATTTTATTCATTTGCTCAAGGGCAGAATTAATGAATCAAAAGTGATTCATAAGAACAGTGAAACGCCATTGATGGCGGAAGTGCCATACGCAAAAAACGAAGCGGATAAAATGCGCTACTTCATGCGTTGGGCTACTGAGCTCGACCTGAAAGGTATAGCCGATGCCGGCAGTGTAATCAGCATTTCAAGCTTTGCGGCAAAAGAAGGTAAGGGGTTTAACAGTACAGGTGTTACCATGGCGCTACAGCAGCTGGGAAAAAGTTGTGTATTGATTGATGCCGGTGCTTCGAATGTACGTATACAGGGGGTTAGTGTTATTGGGCCAAGTCAATTTCCGCCGCAGTGGCAGGTGCGGCCTGTGTGGATGGCATTTTTAGAAACACTGAAGCAGCAATATGAGGTCGTTATTATTCGTAACCTGCCTGTTCTAGAACAACCTGTATCAATGATGCTAATGGCTACAGCCAATACTAACCTGTTTGTGTTAGATAGTAGAAAAACCAAGCAGTCGATGGTAATGCAAGCCGATTTGCTGAAGGAAGAACTGTCATTGCCGGGCATGTACTTTGTACTCAACCGTGCAGGCTACACGCCCAGCATTTTTGCGCCAATTGCCAATTGGTGGCGAAGCAAAAAAAATCGTAGCAATAAACAATCTGCACTTGCATGAAGCTTGCAGAAAAATACTGGGTGTTGGCCGATCAGGTAGTGGTTAGTGGCAGTGCTTTTGCTACCAATTTATTATTAGCAAGAGCATTGGGCATTGCTCAATACGGCATATTTAGTGGGTTGGTATTGGTACAGCTCTTGGTGTTGAGTTTATTGCAGGCTAGTATCACAGGTCTTGCGCCGGTATTGCTGGCGCATATTGGGATAGGTGAAAAAAGGAGTTATACCGGCGGATTGTTTTGGTTTCACCAGGCAATACTTACGTTGCTGTTTGTAGCCGGTATACTCTTTTTTTTATTTGCAGACACGATGTGGGCTGTTGGTAGAAATATTGGTATAGCAGCGGTGGTGGGCGCCTGTTTATATTTTATGCAAGATTATTTGCGCAGATGGCTGCTCGCCACGCAGCAACAGCCAAAAGCTTTTGCGATTGATGTGCTTACCAATGTGGTGCAACTACTGGCATTGGCAGTATTGTTTTTTGTGTATCATTTAGATTTATTGATTGCTTTGTGGGTAGTTGCTCTTACCTATATACCATCGGTTGCATTGGGCGTATGGTGGTTAAAACCTGGTGTGCCGATTGCCAAGGATATTCGAAGTGTCGCACTACTGCATGCACGTGATGGAAAATGGATGCTCAGCAGTGCACTGCTCCAGTGGACAGCTGGCAATTTTTATGTAATGGCAGCGGGTTGGTGGCTGGGTGCAGCAGCACTTGGAGCACTGCGCCTGGGACAATACATTTTTGGCTTGCTCAACGTGTTGCTTCAGGCATTTGAAACATACATTTTACCCAAAGCAGCCCACTTGCATCAGGAGCCAGCTGCTTTGGTCCGGTTTTTGCGCAAACAGTTTTTGCAACTTTCTGTGCTGCTTATTCCGGTATTAATTTTACTGGCGGTTTTCGGCAAGCCATTGTTACACATGGCCGGAGGCGACACATATACTTCTTACAGTTATGTAATGATAGGATTGGCAATATTGTATGTGTTTATCCTGTTTGGCTATCCTGTTCGCATTGCACTTCGGGTACAACTGCTCAATAAATTTTATTTCTACGGCTATGTATTGGCTACCATTTTTAGTGTTGCTACTGCTTATTTCATGATTCATTTCTTTCAACTGTGGGGCGCTTTAGCAGGCATGTTGTTGGCTCAGTGCATGTTACTTGTATACTGGCTATATATTCTTTACAATAAAAATATCCGGGTATGAAAATTATTCATTTGGTATTGGGTAAAGTAAACCCGGAACGTATGAATGGGGTAAATAAAGTAGTATACGAAATGGCTACACGCCAGCATGCCGCAGGATATGATGTAGCGGTGTGGGGCATCACTCAAAATCCGGTACATGATTATCCAGATAGAAACTTTATAACACGTCTTTTTCCCACAGGCATTCATCCTTTTGCGGTGCATGCATCATTGCGAAAAGCTATAGCTGCCTTACCTGAAGATGTTGTATTTCATTTACACGGTGGCTTTATTCCAGTGTTTTCTAAAGTGTCTGTTTATCTGAAAAAATATCGTATTCCATTTGTGTACACACCACATGGTAGTTACAATATTATTGCCATGAAAAAAGGAGGATGGAAAAAGGCCATTTATCTTCCCTTGTTTGAAAAGCCCTTACTACGCAGGGCCGCAGTAGTGCACTCGCTGGGTAAAAGTGAAGTAGATGGATTGCATAGCATTCAGCCGGATAAAAAGAGTGCACTTATACCTTACGGCTTTGATACCGCTGCGCTTTCTGAATACAGCGCAGCTTCATTTCAGGGTAACACTTCCAGCAACTGTATCATCAGCTTTTGTGGTAGAATGGACACTCATACCAAAGGACTTGATTTGCTGCTTACTGCTTTTGCGAGCATGGCTAAAAAGCATCACAATATCACTTTATGGATGATTGGTGATAGTGCACAACGTGCGGCTTTGGAACAAACGGCCGCAGCTTTAGGCATTAGCAATCATATTGTTTTTTACGGGGCCAAATATGGTCATGAAAAAATGAATCTCTTGCAGCAAAGCCATTTGTTTGTTCACCCAAGTAGAAATGAAGGGTTGCCTACTGCAGTATTGGAAGCTGCAGCCATTGGCTTGCCTTGCATAGTGTCGAGGGCTACAAACGTTGGAGAGGCCGTAAAAAAATATAAAGCAGGATGGGTAGTAGAACACCCTGATGCTACTGAACTTGCGGCTGCCTTGGATGAGGCAATTGCGTCCTTTAATCAGGGCACACTTGCTGCCTATGCCACTGCTGCTCAGCAAATGGTTGCTCAGCACTATCACTGGAGTTATGTACTTACACAATTGGCAAAAATGTATGAAGCATGTTTACATTAACGACTTCATATAAGCGGCCGGCGGATCATCAGCGATTTCTTTCGCAGATGGGCGTTTTGCTGGCTATTATTTTCTTCATCAAGTTGGGCGGCTTTTTTACATGGAGCGAAAATGTGGCTATAACCCGTGTGGTAAAAGTATTTTCGAGATTAATGATGACGGGAGCCATTATTTGGGTGTATCGAAAAATTATTGAACGAGGAGCCATCGGTTCTTTTGGTTGGCAGCATCAATTGAGCCCTTTTTTGTATGCTGCATACTTAACTCTTGGACTGATTAGTTTTTTGTGGAGCACCGCTGTTGGCTACAGTGCCCTTCAGTGGTTTATGGATGTGGAGAGCTTTGTATTTGCATATTATTTTATTGCCTGTTTCATTTTGCTGGAGAACTATTTTCCCGGCAACCAGGTAAAGTTGTACAATGTAATGGGCAATGCTGTGCTGCTCATGATTAGTATTTTTTTGGTGGGCATGTTTATAGCTCCTGAAGCATTTTACAGAATGACACATGGCGGAGAAGAAGCAAGACTCGGGGGCTTTTTTATGAACCCAAATGAACTGGGCATGCTGGCTGCTGTGGGAGTAAGTTGTTTTATTTTCAACTACTACACCGGTAAGCGTATGGTGTGGAATACCATCCGGATTTTATTGCTCATGTGGGCCATTGTAATGACTGGTAGCAGAAGTACAACCATTGGTGCGTTGCTGATTGCCTTTTTTCATATCCGGCAAAGTAGCAATACCAAACTGAAGTATGCCATGTATGCAGGTGCATTTATGGTAATTCCGCTGGCCATAGAAAAAATGGTTGTAAAAGAAAATGCAGGCGGCCTGGAAGAAGTAATGAGTATGACCGGAAGACTGCCATTTTGGACGGCACTCATTACCGAGGGTTTGCCACAAGAACCTTTGTTTGGTTTTGGTTTCATGCGTATTGCATACAAAGACTTTTTTCAGAGTGTACACACATATGCCGGGCAAATGACACACAATACTTTTATACAAGTACTCATGAATCTTGGTTTTGTAGGCTTCACATTGGTACTGTTTCAGGTGGTATTCACTATTCGCGGATTTGTGCAGCAATTTTCAAAAGAAAAACAGCTGTTTACAATCGGGGTATTCATCCCCATTCTCATCAACTCCCTTACTGAGTTCGGTATTTTCGGCGAAACGAATTATGGTATTCTCTTTTATCAGGTACTCATTTTTTACATCAGTCTTACCATCAACAAGCATAAGTCGCCGGCCCAAAAAATCTTTCTGCGCAAACGCAGACCAGAGTTGTTTGCCAGCGAATAAACACA
The Phnomibacter ginsenosidimutans genome window above contains:
- a CDS encoding glycosyltransferase family 4 protein, which translates into the protein MKIIHLVLGKVNPERMNGVNKVVYEMATRQHAAGYDVAVWGITQNPVHDYPDRNFITRLFPTGIHPFAVHASLRKAIAALPEDVVFHLHGGFIPVFSKVSVYLKKYRIPFVYTPHGSYNIIAMKKGGWKKAIYLPLFEKPLLRRAAVVHSLGKSEVDGLHSIQPDKKSALIPYGFDTAALSEYSAASFQGNTSSNCIISFCGRMDTHTKGLDLLLTAFASMAKKHHNITLWMIGDSAQRAALEQTAAALGISNHIVFYGAKYGHEKMNLLQQSHLFVHPSRNEGLPTAVLEAAAIGLPCIVSRATNVGEAVKKYKAGWVVEHPDATELAAALDEAIASFNQGTLAAYATAAQQMVAQHYHWSYVLTQLAKMYEACLH
- a CDS encoding polysaccharide biosynthesis/export family protein — protein: MLQKDPSIKEDPSVFVKNEAYQYTIRKDDKVSISVWDHDDLSVGSIYGIYNSNEVYGKWLMVDANGKIPVPQVGEVLAENKTVLELESDLRTAYSKFIKQPIVEVKVLNKEVTVLGELKTPGKYLLEKEHNTLIEMIGKAGDFDFYADRSKVMVVRMVEGQPKSVTVDLTQLSSYASSNVYLLPGDVVYVPSRKAKVWDKRSGSIVVPATAIITTAVLVATALK
- a CDS encoding murein L,D-transpeptidase catalytic domain family protein, which translates into the protein MRLYTALFLGLLSVSAMAGTNGTGRENLDKEAQLYKMPVAYIKAATELYQQLQLQQKGLEKDIFVKAYKGYLHLQAQGLVHNADMLSIADFSQSNQNKRLYIINLRTRSLMMHTYVSHGRNSGNVMATSFSNVNNSNKSVLGFLLTADTYVGANGLSLRFRGMERGINDMVTTRAIVVHGSKFVNEQELARRGEMVNSLGCPAVPMAQSKTIIEAIKGGSVYFIYHPDEMYANRSPILNTPLQTTLLPMLASQPITDSLTPPNSNAITRNN
- a CDS encoding DUF4339 domain-containing protein; protein product: MAKYFIIKGRKKEGPFDFQELKQIRICEHDLVWRDGFTDWKSANEIEELRDLIEVHPPLTSKEKERVFIINEYRRALYFPFFIGLVFGAIAYFMLITKKPEQLSLNESNYFHATEGSYMQKVTRPFRAVFAYFSEKPMFFGTDENLPVELIKYSIADLILIYLLLFF
- a CDS encoding Wzz/FepE/Etk N-terminal domain-containing protein — translated: MKELIRNLGILRPFFRGLPIIALVMIIAVLIAKRYLRYTTPIYESTAKVKLADSKEGVPNSNLFKDFDVFATSNKIAAEVELLKSKLLIQKAVAHLGVDITIYRVGDIHKTELYHQSPFFIRYAFDSKKLFDKTFTLFVSSDSLLSITLPDGKTVRGRMNVPVQLEGGSLVFIPNEELRQQKKTCR
- a CDS encoding exopolysaccharide transport family protein, yielding MLADKIIADLDVMSVDKEVPVLRISYKSPVAEKAAEVVNALSAAYITDYVSEKFKSADTTVDFLAKQLNSMSDRLSASEANIESYRNQNNIINIRQETETDLRKISDLKKQQASLQMNLLAMRDLNKYISSGKQNFEELAPNFEAFTDLLSTELVKKMKELQREKRDLLLKYTPDNDKVKVVDDKMQDISKYLQESIKNTEKNLQVKYDDLSQTISKAEEAFIGLPGKERTMTILERNFSLNEQIYRFLHEKRTEAEIARAATMSFHRIIAEGEVPTKPVSPNATLLKVLAGFLGFLFGVAGVYFIHLLKGRINESKVIHKNSETPLMAEVPYAKNEADKMRYFMRWATELDLKGIADAGSVISISSFAAKEGKGFNSTGVTMALQQLGKSCVLIDAGASNVRIQGVSVIGPSQFPPQWQVRPVWMAFLETLKQQYEVVIIRNLPVLEQPVSMMLMATANTNLFVLDSRKTKQSMVMQADLLKEELSLPGMYFVLNRAGYTPSIFAPIANWWRSKKNRSNKQSALA
- a CDS encoding lipopolysaccharide biosynthesis protein, with protein sequence MKLAEKYWVLADQVVVSGSAFATNLLLARALGIAQYGIFSGLVLVQLLVLSLLQASITGLAPVLLAHIGIGEKRSYTGGLFWFHQAILTLLFVAGILFFLFADTMWAVGRNIGIAAVVGACLYFMQDYLRRWLLATQQQPKAFAIDVLTNVVQLLALAVLFFVYHLDLLIALWVVALTYIPSVALGVWWLKPGVPIAKDIRSVALLHARDGKWMLSSALLQWTAGNFYVMAAGWWLGAAALGALRLGQYIFGLLNVLLQAFETYILPKAAHLHQEPAALVRFLRKQFLQLSVLLIPVLILLAVFGKPLLHMAGGDTYTSYSYVMIGLAILYVFILFGYPVRIALRVQLLNKFYFYGYVLATIFSVATAYFMIHFFQLWGALAGMLLAQCMLLVYWLYILYNKNIRV
- a CDS encoding cell division protein ZapA; the encoded protein is MSELIPITITVGDRSYRIKVEPEHEESVRKTARFIHDKVQEFKQQFAGKDMQDYVSMALIWFATQNAQQVQGQLLSQELEEGFNRLDAMLDKQIAALGAEGNA
- a CDS encoding response regulator is translated as MLMVAAIPNSNDMNATSSPKIFLVDDDQFSIELNRQHLKNLGYSNVSVFTDGQTCLNHLVEQPVVVFVDYNMEEMDGLTLLKKIKRFDPHIFTVFVSGQEQMEVAVDALKFGAFDYIIKGEQSETRIAAVMAKIMHIIAELKQQHKKGWRRFLPVLSIVTLLIVSIMGTGLQLTQHVAKRSIHKRGSECFCEE
- the rpoN gene encoding RNA polymerase factor sigma-54, giving the protein MAFGQGLRQVQKQQLKLLPQQIQLMKLLQIPTANLEERIKEEIEENPALEMGEEHDGQEDTDLSTQDSIDDYEYEPADSVAEDSSMADDGPDMAEFGSVDQPEWDPEDDIPDYQTRDINYGEGEETTPTPIKVESNLYDLLIGQLAMLELDERRRKVAEQIVGSIDEDGYLRREIASIVDDLAFRQNVQTSDEEVELLLSQIQKLFDPAGVGARNLQECLLLQLQRLRSEGKDVQLALNAVKDYFEEFTKKHYEKIQRGLGIDEAKLREVMNQLIRLNPKPGGVVSTINKAETYVIPDFFIENINGKLELTLNNRNAPELRISSDYRDMLREYERGSKKNKQQKDAVMFIKQKIDAAKWFIDIIKQRHETLYNSMYAIMMHQQEFFLTGDETTLRPMILKDVAEVTGLDISTVSRVANSKFVQTEFGTYRLKFFFSESLSTESGEEVSTREVKKILSDMVEGEDKRKPLSDDQLTDMLKEKGYNIARRTVAKYREQLNVPVARLRKEL